Proteins encoded in a region of the Marinococcus sp. PL1-022 genome:
- a CDS encoding DUF4352 domain-containing protein, with the protein MENFFLLLFILSFLVLAVWAVHAVMRLVAKRALFEKIRTKHYVIAFVGLFAIGFGGYALVSDNSATSNQQAQEEETTEKAEAETESTSETEEQEQRAEELDQREQELEEREQELQEEEEAQAGGESEEANEEPDSSDDSSEAEGEESSENSGETESSDELGEKVTVGAVSFQINNVSTASTVGDEYLSETAEGTYIILDMVYTNNGSEAAMVDSSQVRLKQDGKTFEADATASTYANSSEDPSQAADFFFSEVNPGSSIEGQVVFDVTDEVAEEDHLEAEVTEGIFGTNSSHITLK; encoded by the coding sequence ATGGAAAATTTCTTTTTGCTTCTATTTATTTTGTCATTTCTAGTACTTGCTGTTTGGGCCGTACATGCGGTTATGCGGCTAGTTGCCAAACGAGCACTTTTTGAAAAAATCCGGACCAAGCATTATGTTATTGCTTTTGTCGGATTGTTCGCGATTGGCTTCGGTGGGTACGCATTAGTCTCAGACAACTCTGCTACCAGTAATCAACAGGCACAAGAAGAAGAGACTACTGAAAAAGCAGAAGCGGAAACAGAATCTACTAGCGAAACAGAGGAACAAGAACAACGCGCTGAAGAATTAGATCAGCGTGAGCAAGAATTAGAAGAACGGGAGCAAGAGTTGCAGGAAGAAGAAGAGGCACAAGCTGGTGGTGAAAGCGAAGAAGCAAATGAAGAACCGGACTCCAGCGACGACTCTTCAGAAGCAGAGGGCGAAGAAAGCTCCGAAAATTCCGGTGAAACTGAATCTTCCGATGAATTAGGCGAAAAGGTAACAGTCGGAGCAGTTTCCTTTCAAATTAATAATGTTTCAACAGCTTCTACAGTTGGTGACGAATACCTCTCTGAGACAGCAGAAGGAACGTACATTATTCTCGACATGGTTTATACCAATAACGGAAGCGAAGCGGCAATGGTCGATTCTTCGCAGGTTCGTTTAAAACAGGATGGAAAAACATTTGAAGCCGATGCTACTGCCAGTACTTATGCGAATTCTTCCGAGGATCCTAGTCAAGCTGCAGACTTTTTCTTTTCTGAAGTCAATCCAGGCTCATCCATCGAGGGCCAAGTGGTCTTTGATGTAACAGATGAAGTAGCGGAAGAAGATCATCTGGAAGCAGAAGTGACTGAAGGTATTTTCGGCACTAACTCTTCCCATATTACATTGAAATAA